A genomic window from Plasmodium reichenowi strain SY57 chromosome 6, whole genome shotgun sequence includes:
- a CDS encoding apicoplast ribosomal protein L18 precursor, putative — MYISFILFSIIFIFLGVIENFIINKRVLYKPNFLLYSEKKNKKKSTPEQVTTRANKDLKEKKRKRPRSKILECLLKEKVEKVEKNSDENQCSNVDKEIREGKRVPRLRVRNTNNHIYASIIDDYKKYVLCSTCSRDATLSKILGTYRRKATNRVINNGRTIKSAWEIGKIIGKKALSKGIFKVRFDRARHPYAGKVEALAEGARAVGLLL, encoded by the exons atgtacatatctttcatattattttcaataatttttatttttcttgGTGTAATAGAAAATTTCATAATTAACAAGAGGGTTTTGTATAAGCcgaattttttattatactctgaaaaaaaaaacaaaaagaaaagtaCACCTGAACAAGTAACAACTAGAGCTAATAAAGACCTTAAGGagaagaaaagaaaaagacCCAGAAGt AAAATTTTGGAATGTTTATTAAAAGAGAAAGTTGAGAAAgttgaaaaaaattcagATGAGAACCAATGTTCAAATGTCGATAAAGAAATAAGAGAAGGAAAAAGAGTTCCAAGACTTAGAGTGagaaatacaaataatcatatatatgcTTCAATAATTGatgattataaaaaatatgtattatgtTCAACATGCTCAAGAGATGCTACACTTTCGAAAATATTAGGAACATACAGAAGAAAAGCAACAAACCGTGTTATAAACAATGGGCGAACTATTAAATCGGCATGGGAAATTGGTAAAATCATAGGGAAAAAAGCTTTAAGTAAAGGCATATTTAAAGTACGCTTCGATCGAGCTAGACATCCATATGCTGGGAAAGTGGAGGCTCTAGCTGAAGGAGCAAGAGCAGTAggtttattattataa
- a CDS encoding rhoptry protein, putative — translation MDKNDVKEETKILLNDKDIDKSKKVGKIRYCINNFFKTLFQKNVQYDTFFYKNKSLENTFWSSQIIYTRILLISCIFSFIVSWNQNVALIGENGLTPAKNYVDKMFDELQNESIWVKFQNFHSLFWFIPASDFNINLLAIIGIVLSCVSLFFNYTNLVTLVPIYIILQSIYSIGNIWFNYVYEIEILELLFLCFFLVPFCGNHLKKRFSPTCLIKYICRCFVFKVLIGTSLIRFKNSDLWGKLLGKYYLYETQPLPTSISYLFHSCITLSKLDNIFCILTECVFSFLILFPIRSFRLVGGSLIFIYCILNFITGNSYLFYFLLIAPLMFCFDDKILLRLFFFKWKRYEIINIVKEKLANKNKSKRYFKSFDIFYFTGFNSDDLIKIYDAYFNIKYQKAYLGKSHKKNNKLNKYNDQSSYDDNYEQGDEEHYYYDDEEDNEYDEDNYDISYNNSLNYQITKEQIHNNQSPQKQKEQQQQYRALIPKSSSKEINLFYKKQNILKSIKNDLYNTFYWIFSQKGLQYIIKNYNVSVEIFIHIICSLLIIIFNSIITISIYPITSILFYIYIVLFLSYVIFLFGYTKNIFSRIISQLSLLLVILLIYSNQIFLHGFVNIYYNSLFFIHLLTLCILSMFYLNNKRFIFKFTTQYFYFILFIYFAYFFLQNILSPNQIMNAQYGSFEIMNIYGSFGKIKKTRKEILIEGTESEKIDDNTTWHTYEFYCKPDNIYKNMCTQFRLLYNFIPVLYIDRLDWQFNTLSDKEDETILQNEWFKNFLIKLSNNDKNILSLLYKNPFQNYKNVNNKNPIFLRISNATYKFAKNGQKNWWNVVSSKVIVNPHQASKLPEQVRQNLYNMHEQIEKAKRIKMNNIGNKDLYDKNMVNYKKKYNMRKYKIMDTNMDDIERTKETKNNIIINDTFIGTDFKYDNVANDFESSYKEELYPNLRKIKKGKHNEAKERHEQNFNKQYERVKKILEDHKKKLEDENEIINKEKKKLQNQKDLLNKEKQKLQEEKKKIVYQKKMQEHNMLEQDKKIQEEKKKLLYQKKMQEHNMLEQDKKIQEEKKKLLYQKKMQEHNMLEQDKKIQEEKFMEKKQKLTEQFLEQKQKEDEQILERNKIEKQNIMNKLKKLEEEKNQFEKKKLFLEQKKIQEQKAIDHEKKYLQQQQNKLLQIKKEIQHQKEEEQQHKVDEQLNEKLKYELMLQNEDNINKKNIYNSIHNNNINVNNNHDMYDMNKYNTKELNEKINNEIESELENNVEPFPHQIIYNNGKHEQVQYENKYLKDHLNDHLNKHSKNNNHNKLKGSYNKITQQNYYNDDVSYLGPKHQINNEFEKKENKINNEQSNNKLQKFTVDEKIKNELDNAIKNSYSKYNLLNNYTNKINKLGLLNIYNNPNNFSSINTLKYKPYDRYHNESYITDTVNENIE, via the exons atggataaaaatgatgtaAAAGAAGAAACAAAAATTTTACTAAACGATAAAGATATAGATAAAAGCAAAAAAGTTGGTAAAATTAGatattgtataaataatttttttaaaacgTTATTCCAAAAAAATGTACAATATGATActttcttttataaaaacaagTCCCTAGAAAATACCTTCTGGTCTTCTCAAAta ATTTATACTAGAATACTGTTGATATCatgtattttttcatttatcGTATCATGGAATCAA AATGTGGCACTCATTGGAGAAAATGGTCTTACTCCTgcaaaaaattatgttgATAAAATGTTCGATGAACTTCAAAATGAAAGTATATGGGTTAAATTTCAAAATTTTCACTCCCTTTTTTGGTTTATACCAGCTAGCgattttaatattaatcTGCTAGCCATTATAG GTATTGTACTTAGTTGTGTCAGTCTTTTCTTCAATTACACAAACCTAGTTACCCTTGTAcccatatatattatcctGCAGTCCATATATAGCATAGGGAATATATGGTTtaattatgtatatgaAATTGAAATACTTGAATTATTGTTCTTGTGTTTTTTCCTAGTACCTTTTTGTGGaaatcatttaaaaaagagGTTTTCACCAACATGcttaataaaatacatttGTAGATGTTTTGTATTTAAAGTTCTTATAGGTACAAGTTTAATACGATTTAAGAATAGTGATTTATGGGGGAAATTATTaggaaaatattatttatatgaaacCCAGCCATTACCAACAAgtatttcttatttatttcattcATGTATAACATTAAGCAAATtggataatatattttgtatattaaCAGAATGTGTGTTTTCTTTTCTCATACTTTTTCCTATTAGATCATTTAGATTAGTTGGAGGTtctcttatttttatttattgtattttaaattttattactGGGAATTCGTActtattttactttttgCTTATAGCTCCATTGATGTTTTGTTTTGATGATAAGATATTATTAAgattgtttttttttaaatggAAAAGATATGAAATCATAAATATAGTAAAAGAGAAATTGgctaataaaaataaaagtaaacgatattttaaaagtttcgatattttttactttaCTGGTTTCAATTCTGATGATTTAATTAAAATCTACGATGcttattttaatataaaatatcaaAAAGCATATCTAGGGAAATCccacaaaaaaaataataaattaaataaatataatgatcAATCTTCGtatgatgataattatgaaCAAGGAGATGAAGagcattattattatgatgatgaagaggataatgaatatgacgaagataattatgatattaGTTATAACAACTCATTAAATTATCAAATTACAAAAGAAcaaatacataataatcaGTCACCACAAAAACAGAAAgaacaacaacaacaatatCGAGCGTTAATACCTAAATCATCTTctaaagaaataaatttattttataaaaaacaaaacattttgaaaagtataaaaaatgatttatataatacattttattgGATATTTTCACAAAAAGGattacaatatattataaagaattataatgtttctgtagaaatatttatacatattatttgttctttattaattataatatttaatagtATTATAACAATATCTATATATCCTATTActtctatattattttatatatatattgtacTTTTCCTTTcttatgttatatttttatttggttatacaaaaaatatattttcacGTATCATAAGTCaattatctttattattagtaattttattaatttacTCTAATCAGATATTTCTACATGGatttgttaatatatattataatagtTTATTCTTTATACATTTGTTAACATTGTGTATTCTTTCgatgttttatttaaataataaaagattCATCTTTAAATTTACTACAcaatatttctattttattctCTTTATCTATTTTGCGTATTTCTTCctacaaaatattttatcacCTAATCAGATTATGAATGCTCAGTATGGGTCTTTCgaaattatgaatatatatggatCCTTTgggaaaataaaaaaaaccaGAAAAGAAATTCTTATTGAAGGAACAGAATCAGAAAAGATTGATGATAATACTACATGGCACACATATGAATTTTATTGTAAACCggataatatatataaaaatatgtgtACACAATTCAGACTTctgtataattttattcCAGTACTTTATATTGATAGATTGGATTGGCAATTTAATACACTCAGTGATAAAGAAGATGAAACCATTTTACAAAATGAATGGTTCAAAAATTTTCTTATCAAACTAtcaaataatgataaaaatattctttccttattatataaaaaccCTTTTCAAAActataaaaatgttaataataaaaatcCAATATTCTTAAGAATCTCTAATGCTACTTATAAATTCGCAAAAAATGGACAAAAAAATTGGTGGAATGTTGTTTCATCAAAAGTTATTGTAAATCCACACCAAGCTTCAAAATTACCTGAACAGGTCAGgcaaaatttatataacatgCATGAACAGATAGAAAAAGcgaaaagaataaaaatgaataatataggaaataaagatttatatgataaaaatatggtaaactataaaaaaaaatataacatgagaaaatataaaattatggATACAAATATGGATGATATCGAACGAAcaaaagaaacaaaaaataatattattataaatgataCATTTATTGGAACTGACTTCAAATATGATAATGTAGCTAATGATTTTGAATCAAGTTATAAAGAAGAGTTATACCCTAATTTGagaaagataaaaaaaggaaaacaTAATGAAGCAAAGGAAAGACATGaacaaaattttaataaacaatatgaaagagtaaagaaaatattagaagatcataaaaagaaattagaagatgaaaatgaaataattaacaaagaaaaaaaaaaattacaaaaccaaaaagatttattaaacaaagaaaaacaaaaattacaagaagaaaaaaaaaaaatagtctatcaaaaaaaaatgcaAGAACATAATATGTTGGAACAAGATAAGAAAATacaagaagaaaaaaaaaaattactttatcaaaaaaaaatgcaAGAACATAATATGTTAGAACAAGATAAGAAAATacaagaagaaaaaaaaaaattactttatcaaaaaaaaatgcaAGAACATAATATGTTGGAACAAGATAAGAAAATAcaagaagaaaaatttatggaaaagaaacaaaaacTAACTGAACAATTTTTAgaacaaaaacaaaaagaagATGAACAAATTTtagaaagaaataaaatagaaaaacaaaatattatgaacaaacttaaaaaattagaagaagaaaaaaatcaatttgaaaaaaaaaaattatttcttgaacaaaaaaaaatacaagaACAAAAAGCAATTGATCacgaaaaaaaatatttacaacaacaacaaaacaaattattacaaattaaaaaagaaattcAACATcaaaaagaagaagaacAACAACATAAAGTAGATGAAcaattaaatgaaaaactAAAATATGAGTTAATGTTacaaaatgaagataatataaataaaaaaaatatatataattctattcataataataatatcaatgttaataataatcacGATATGTATGATATGAATAAGTATAATACAAAAGAACTCAacgaaaaaataaataacgAAATCGAAAGTGAGTTGGAAAATAATGTTGAACCATTTCCACatcaaattatatataacaacGGAAAACATGAACAAGTacaatatgaaaataaatatttgaaaGATCACTTGAATgatcatttaaataaacattctaaaaacaataatcataataaattaaaaggatcatataataaaattactcaacaaaattattataatgacGACGTATCTTATTTAGGGCCAAAGcatcaaataaataacgAATTCgagaaaaaagaaaataaaataaataatgaacaatctaataataaattacaaaaatttacagtagatgaaaaaataaaaaatgaattagATAATGCCATTAAAAATTCTTATtctaaatataatttattaaataattatacaaataaaataaataaattaggattgttaaacatatataacaatCCAAACAACTTTTCTAGTATTAAtacattaaaatataaaccATATGATAGATATCATAATGAAAGCTATATAACAGATACAGTTAACGAAAATattgaataa
- a CDS encoding AP-3 complex subunit beta, putative: protein MDSLKFNIKVPLLEKAASNMKDIISHIKLNDGIYFDKNKYDENDIIMNLECTNIYKKIETMKHILIAHILKIDVSNLFFDVLKNISINNLTLKKLIYNYLILYAEGNEDLTILTINSFKNDLNNNNYQIRASALKAMASIKSIDMINILMNSLKKLSKDKSPYVRKSCADVIPSIYNIDKDQFVFLRKILLDLINDQDVVVLSSAIMSFNSLCIYNHTYGNNNYDNNNINNCDFTLQDFHNFKPNIYKYVSSNDLNYLDKNNSDSYDFLYLSSYEHFCKINCIENERCKMSEQKDGMLEGKENQRPKDETDDNNNNNNNNRCDDDNNNNRCDDNNNNNGCDDNNNNIGCDDNNNNNNNARVNHIHMNENHIDKKKNKDAPNIFMKDNFLEDPKECSSYKENNEMYNSLLCLHPYYYKLCSYLLIMHPYHQTYLIDLLLRYCKMFYKDPLSNKKINLKKKMKKENNLICYNRSFINNQSCYLHNIDEDDFSSYDIDIEIFIDKLLLLLSSNSYSVVLMCISSLYHLTKFFYKEYIIDSIINTLFRCTMEKNEDMYEIFLKSVKHIIIYLKDDFVKYISFFYIKPQDNNIIKSIKIDLLYILKNDYNKIIILEEFLHILYIPGNTEDIIKKLFSYITSIALTNSICLSRAMQHIIIMLNSNIKLYSYQSILSLRKLLQQSHKNQIVQILFFLCKILLSIQLEEVKISILWTLTKYQKYIDPLLLYDISRLLLKSFHTSTKVIKIHIIHFVFKIWIYQYASLMLLSNEHVNNQTNHTIHSNNNINNNNNINLNEKIDFNQGKDQINMYTETSQDTYFEGNKIHQVKKYLFQDDNVIKDEHIHQIDNEQENNKMNPNNKKNNNNNDNNDNNNDNNEHTLTNSFYTNDKFSKNNISILKKHFENYEKLCKQTFMIALKDQNFNVQDTSKTYINIFLRLKELSAQKNISLNILQGNFFNEHVDIYSLPMYFLKDFFRNDDNIVSSKVLPENEKNCSMKVDAHEKKTSDDKINVDDKIKVEDNTIKTSYDKTNPCNDKINEKYDSNSSPCEENTSNDFNYTKNPFLFQLNTVSNILNKKISSYVELPDFANDDLPKIEHINKNEKKENITSISSKDIPRNNPYNKFINERVFTNMDDFYKEQNFHTCHQTNKNSSGKYMLFNKGTKIQGEDEESEDENEHTNEHANEHTNEHTNEHTNEHTNEHPTFCNNSNNQSTSINNTSHFKHDQIIDEQIIDEQMDDIEKFFFSNSD from the coding sequence aTGGATTCTTTAAAGTTTAATATTAAAGTGCCTTTGCTTGAGAAAGCAGCCTCAAATATGAAAGACATAATATCTCACATAAAATTAAACGATGGTATTTATTTCgataagaataaatatgatgagaacgatataattatgaattTAGAATGTACGAATATCTATAAAAAGATTGAAACGATGAAACATATTCTTATAGctcatatattaaaaatagaTGTATccaatttattttttgatgtattaaaaaatatatctataaataatttaactcttaaaaaattaatatataattatttaatactATATGCAGAAGGAAATGAAGATTTAACAATATTAACAataaattcttttaaaaacgatttaaataataataattaccAAATAAGAGCTTCAGCATTAAAAGCTATGGCATCTATAAAATCTATAgatatgataaatatattaatgaattctttaaaaaaattatctaAAGATAAATCACCATACGTTAGAAAGTCATGTGCAGATGTTATACcttctatatataatatagataaagATCAATTTGTGtttttaagaaaaatacttttagatttaataaatgatCAAGATGTTGTAGTACTCTCCTCAGCAATCATGTCATTTAATTCgttatgtatatataatcatacATATGGTAacaataattatgataataataatataaataattgtGATTTCACTTTACAAGACtttcataattttaaaccaaatatttacaaatatGTAAGTTCGAATGACTTGAATTATctagataaaaataattcgGACTCTTATGATTTTCTTTATCTCTCATCATATGAacatttttgtaaaattaaCTGTATAGAAAATGAAAGGTGTAAGATGAGTGAACAAAAAGATGGCATGTTAGAAGGAAAGGAAAACCAACGTCCAAAGGATGAAACggatgataataataataataataataataatagatgtgatgatgataataataataatagatgtgatgataataataataataatggatgtgatgataataataataatattggatgtgatgataataataataataataataatgctAGAGTTAATCATATCCATATGAATGAAAACCatattgataaaaaaaaaaataaggatgctcctaatatatttatgaagGACAATTTTTTGGAAGATCCAAAAGAATGTTCAAgttataaagaaaataatgaaatgtataattcattattatgcttacatccatattattacaagttatgttcttatttattaattatgcATCCATATCATCAAACATATCTCATTGATCTTTTATTACGATATTGTAAAATGTTTTACAAAGATCCGCttagtaataaaaaaattaatttaaaaaagaaaatgaaaaaggaaaataacTTGATATGCTATAATCGTagttttataaataatcaaaGTTGTTATCTTCACAATATTGATGAAGATgatttttcttcatatgatatagatatagaaatatttatagataaattattattattattatcatccAATAGTTACAGTGTTGTTTTGATGTGTATATCTTCCTTATACCATTTgacaaaatttttttataaagaatatataatagatTCTATAATAAATACCTTATTTAGATGTACTATGGAAAAGAATGAAGATATgtatgaaatatttttaaaaagtgtaaaacatattattatatatttaaaagatgattttgtaaaatacatatcttttttttatatcaaacctcaagataataatattataaaatctataaaaatagatctattatatatattaaaaaatgattataataaaattattatattagaagaatttttacatattttatatattcctGGTAATACTgaagatattataaaaaaattgttcTCTTATATAACATCTATAGCTTTAACAAATTCTATTTGTTTATCAAGGGCTATGCAgcatattattattatgttaaattcaaatattaaattatattcatatcaatccatattatctttaagaaaattattacaaCAAAGTCATAAAAATCAAATTGTCcaaattcttttttttttatgtaaaatCTTATTATCTATTCAACTAGAAGAAGTTAAAATATCAATCCTTTGGACCTTAACTaaatatcaaaaatatattgatcCTTTATTATTGTATGATATATCTCgcttattattaaaatctTTTCATACATCTACCAAAGTTATcaaaatacatataattcattttgtCTTCAAAATATGGATATATCAGTATGCTTCTCTAATGCTACTATCAAATGAACATGTCAACAATCAAACGAACCATACCATTcatagtaataataatattaataataataataatattaatttaaatgaaaaaattgatTTCAACCAAGGTAAAGATCAAATTAACATGTACACAGAAACTTCACAAGATACATATTTCGAAGGAAATAAAATTCATCAAGTGAAAAAATATCTATTTCAAGATGATAATGTCATAAAAGATGAACATATACACCAAATAGATAATGAGcaggaaaataataaaatgaatcccaacaataaaaagaacaacaataataatgacaataatgataataataatgataataatgaacaTACATTAACCAACTCATTTTATACAAACGACAAATTTAGTAAAAACAATATTTCCATATTAAAAAAGCATTTTGAAAATTACgaaaaattatgtaaaCAAACTTTTATGATAGCATTGAAAGATCAAAATTTTAATGTTCAAGATACCAGCAAAACGTATATTAATATCTTCTTAAgattaaaagaattaagtgcacaaaaaaatatttctttaaatatattacaaggaaatttttttaatgaacATGTAGATATTTATTCCCTTCctatgtattttttaaaagatttTTTTAGAAATGATGACAACATCGTTTCTTCAAAAGTCTTACcagaaaatgaaaagaattGCAGCATGAAGGTGGATGCtcatgaaaaaaaaacaagtGATGACAAGATAAATGTGGATGATAAGATAAAAGTTGAGGATAATACGATAAAAACAAGTTATGATAAAACAAATCCAtgtaatgataaaataaatgaaaaatatgattcAAACTCTTCACCATGTGAAGAAAATACTTCAAATGATTTTAACTATACCAAAAatccatttttatttcaacTAAATACTGtatctaatatattaaataaaaaaatttcatcATATGTGGAATTACCTGATTTTGCAAACGATGACCTACCAAAAATTGAACacattaataaaaatgaaaaaaaagaaaatattactAGCATTTCTTCAAAAGATATACCGAGAAATAAtccatataataaattcatCAATGAACGTGTTTTTACTAATATGGATGATTTCTATAAAGAACAAAATTTTCATACATGTCAccaaacaaataaaaactCTTCAGGAAAATATATGCTCTTTAATAAAGGCACAAAAATTCAAGGTGAAGACGAAGAATCTGAGGATGAAAATGAACATACAAATGAACATGCAAATGAACATACAAACGAACATACAAATGAACATACAAATGAACATACAAATGAACATCCAACATTTTGTAACAATTCAAACAATCAATCCACAAGCATTAATAATACTTCTCATTTCAAACATGATCAAATAATCGATGAACAAATAATCGATGAACAAATGGATGATATAgaaaaattcttttttagTAACTCAGATTAA
- a CDS encoding hypothetical protein (conserved Plasmodium protein, unknown function) has protein sequence MKRFLSWCTCVVIGTTIPLGLSTLSLWYLNVDKEKNEIHSYNNEYRRKQRENLLKEKSIN, from the exons ATGAAAAGGTTTCTTAGTTGGTGTACTTGTGTAGTTATAG GAACCACAATACCGTTGGGCCTTTCCACACTCAGTTTATGGTACTTAAATGTTGACAAGGAAAAAAACGAAATTCattcttataataatgaatatagGAGAAAGCAAAGAGAGAACTTATTAAAGGAGAAAAGcataaattaa